One Oryctolagus cuniculus chromosome 7, mOryCun1.1, whole genome shotgun sequence genomic window, AAGAACCCATCCATAGCTTCCACAGGAGATGGTCCATATTCTGTTTGTTCTATCTATTTCCGATTCTCTTGCCTCTGGTTTTATCTGAATATCCCCAGCCTTTCACCATCATAGTGGGGTCACCTATGGAATTAGGGAGCTACATTGATTGGAATCCTTAGTGATCTAAGTAAAGAAAACCCAAatggcaagaaagaaagaaaggagggagggagggaagagaaatgtgggcgaggagagagagagagcaaatgagagaAAGACTcttggaagcaaggaaggaaggcaggaaggggggagggagggagggaagaagaaagaaaagaaagaaaaaaagaaagagaaagacatttaTTAGCTTACAAAACTGAATGGATTCAAGTAGCTGACTGCAGGCAGAGTTTGATTCAGGGTCACGAACAAGATCACCTAGCTGAAGTCttttctctccctcattctcagCCATCTCACACAGGCAACATGGCTCATGGCATTCTTGGCTTCACATAATTTTAGGCTTAAATCTGATGGGAAAGGACATGTATCTTTCTTATAAGATTTCCAGCAAAATTTCATTGCATCTCATTGACTATACTTGGGTCATTCTTGAAGCAGTTCCTGAGGAAGGGGGAACATGATATTTTGATTGTCTGGGCTGTGTGACATCCCTGGAATTAGTGGAGGAGTGGCAGTACAGGAGGGGATATTTCCAGTGGAAAAAGTGGATGCTGCTGTCAGGAAAGGGGCAGAAGAATTCTATCAAAAACATAGGATGTGgggccagtaaagccactgcctacagtgccagcatcccatatgggcgccagtttgtgtcctggctgctccacttccaattcagctctctgctgtggccggaaaagcagagaagatggcccaaattcttgggcccctgcactcatgtaggagatctgggggaagctcctggctcctgactcctggctcgggatcatctcagctctggccattgcaaccatctgggagtgagccagtagatggaagactctctctctctctctctgtagctctgcctttcaaataaataaacaaatctttttaaaaatacaaaaaactggATGTATATTGCAGCAAAGAAGGCAATGAAACAAAAAGCATTGAAAACAAAGAAGTGAAAGTCATGGGAATATTGTACCTACAGAATGTGGTAGGTGTAAAAGGAGAGAGACTCAGAACCCAGAGCACcaatgaatatattaaaagtTGATTTAAAGGGAAAGAATTTGGATTTATGCATAGCTTTATATTTTATGGGGGAAGGATACACTAGGCACCTTTCTGAGAGTCAAACCACACAATTCCCATTAGCACAGTCATGTTGACATTTGCATTATGAGAAGGTATTCATCTCAACTAAGGAGTTACCCCTAGTAGAGATGAACAGTGCAGTGCTCATTAAACCTTATGGCCTCTGGGTTTAGTGCTGATATTTTTACCTCTTACCTGTTTGAAAGTTTCAAGACACACAGTGAATCAGCACTCCTCAGAGATAGATGCCACAGAGTTATGAGAGAAGAGTCTGGCTTGAGGAACTGAGTAATTACATGGAAATTTGTTCTTTACTAGCCCAGATGGGGTTTTGTCTtactgtttttcaatttttttggagAAAAAATTCACCACAAAATAAACCCAAAAGAAAACTGTATGAGAAAGTCTCCATATTACAATCTGGAAGTGATCAATTTAAAGATGCAAAAGTCAGCAGGTTTGGTATTCAGAATTTTCACGGTCACATTGAACTTGTCTTCATGGTACACAAGTATATTCTGGGTTATTGTCCTCGTATGGGTTCACTGCTAAGCATGTACTCCTTTTGGTTGTTTTGGCTCTTAGCCTCACATGTTGGGGCAAGTTAATGCTGTATATGaattttaatgtgtatttcctCACTTTGGTCCAGGGCCAAAATAGCATGCAGGGAGATAGGGCAGTGATTGATCCTGGCACTCCTGAGAGTAGTAAGCTCCTTAGGATATTAAAGTTTAATCACCTCTCAGAAGTGGATGAAGACCACTGAGGACACCGGGAAGGATACCAGTCTACCTACTTGtgtgcttttagtttttttttgaagCACAGGACACCCCATTTTTTTCCTGGGCTGGAAATGGGGAGGAGGAACAGGTAATTCAGAGAGAAATTAGTGTAGGATTAGTCTGGGAATATAGCCTAGCTAGGCCGCTAGCTATCAGTTGGCCAGATTCTCCATCATCCACAACCTTGGAGGCTCCCCCAGCCTGAAACAGCAGGGTGTGTGGATGTTGTGACACAGAGCTCGTCAGGGTATGTAGATGCTGGGATGCTGAGCTCCAGTGACAGAGGCTAACACCTGAGAACTCTCCCtgttagggcccaagcacccccagatgcctttctctttttctcatagGAGTCTTTAATGCCTATGTACCTAGTGTGATATGAGACCTTTATAATATGTATCATCTCATTGATTTCTCAAAACATCTATTCAGGGTAgatattattaatttaatttatattgttaaaaaataagaggCTCATAGAAGCTAGCTGGCTAAAGTACCATAGTCAGTAAGATAGCTGGGGTTGGTTACTGGGTTCATCTGATTCTATAGTCATGCTTGTCCATGAAATACAGTTTTCATCAAGACTTCTAGAACATTCAGAGGCTGGCAGGTGCAGAAGAGTTGAGGTGAAGGGCAGATAGTGCCCGGCAGGAAAGAGAGGCACggttttctttgagaggcagctGTGACCCCTTCTGTACCCTCGGGCCTGGCCTCCCACTCTGCCCTAGCTTTGCTGTGGTGAAAACTCtgcagggtaggggtggggggtaGCCTCCTTGTGCTTCTTTAGCACTTGGCTGGCACTCCCAAGCTTGTTCAACAGGTGGCAGCTGTTGGATCACTCAAGAATAAAGACTTCTCAGGATCTCAGTTTGCTTCTCTGAAAAATGAATCCCATAGTCATCTCTGTCTATGCACTGTGTACCTGGAGAGCATGAGAGCATTTCTTCAAAGTGAATGGAAGCGGTGTGACTTCTCTGGGCAGGCTGTGTCCCCCCTCCCAGCACTGGTTCCTGTGCAGGCACTCACCCCGCAAAGCTCAGCAGGCCACCAAGTCTCATTTCTAGTGAATGTCATTTAAAAGCCAAAGCAAGCTGACTACAGACTTTTTAACATGCGTCTCTCATCTGCTAAGCAGAAATCCCTGTAACTTGTTAATAGTTCTCCTCTTATTTTTTTGTAGTGAAACCAATTGAGGCCCTAAATCAGTACCATTCATTCCATCATGGGCCATCTGAGAAAACCATTTAGAGTTGTGGAAAGTCATCTGCTCCATCTTGCACTTCCTGTAGCAGAGCCAGAGTCAGGCCCAATGGAGCATACCTATCCCAGGACAGTGCCGTGTGCTGAGCAGGTGGTCTCCTTGGGGACCACATAAACACCACATCAGGGAGGGCAAGGGCAGACCTTCAAAGAGAGGAGAGCATATACATATCCTGTAAAACACAAATCTCTGTACAGCAGGAGTCAGGTTTCTCCATGTGTGCCATAGCCCTAATTTCAGTGAGGCTCATGGCATTTAAGGTGAAAAGGAGGAAAACATGTAGGATACCTCCAAGAAGATAAATGGATCCCTGGGCTTTCCACGAGGCACAGCCCGTTTAGCCACACAAAACCATGAAGCATGAGATgtgcttcttcctccttctccaatCTTCCTTTTCCCAAAATGCCTTCATTATATTGAAGTGATTGCTTGTGTAGTATTTGGACTTGCTCATTTGCACTTTATATGAGTTTGATGTTTAGATACAGACATAATACTGACAAGGACAGAAAGGAGGGGACTCTAGTTCAAATCCTTCATTTCACAGCTGAGGAAAATGAAAAGGTAGTTGTGTTGCTTGTGACACAAGCTGCGCAGAGGTCAACGGACCTGTGTTTGAGCCGAGAGCTCTTCTCAGTGTGGCTTTATCTCTAGTTGTAGAATAAAATCTAATTTTCTGAGGTGGGCACTTACTCTAGTAGTTAAGCTGTCAGTTAagatgtgggaaacctggattgagttcccggcctTAGCCCTggagttcagctccagccattgtgggcatttaggaagtgattcagcagatgtttctctcccaatctctctgcatctcaagtaaattttcaaaatattatttaaaaaatcatcacccTTCTCTGGAAGGAATTTAAGTTCTGAACTGGAAATGAGGAATGAGTTTCCTGAATGGAGTCTAATATCAACAGTTATTTATATTTAAACCCAATTCTACCTTGAAGGCTTATTTGGGGAATTCTTTTGACCAAGAGAAAGGTGATTTTAGTTGGGTTttataaaatttaactgaaaaaatcAGCAAGAGCCACATTTGTGCTTTTCTTGCCAATACCACTACCTGTATCTGTGAATGTAGgctaatgaattttttttcctgctaaaatTAACTTTGGGCTTCTCTTGGAAGAATCTGATTCTTAATTCACACACCTGGGTTGCTCCATCCCTGCACACTGGGAGGGTTTCTTTGTAGCCCTGTGACTCTGGAATCCTGTCAGATTTCTTCACATTTTCCTCATTGACAAAAATCTGATTCCTGCTCCTTTCCACCTAAAACCTCCTTAATCATTTTATAGCCCTCAGGTTCTAAGGGTGCCAATATGAGTTGTGGGTGAACTAAAGGGTATCCCACTCCTTAGGGGCTAGGGTGGAGTTGGGTGCTCAGCTCCTAACAGTTCTGGGAAAGTTCCAACCTTCCCTGAAGGAAGATATTCCGTCAGAGGAGATTCCCCACTGAGGACAAAATGGCTGCTCCTGCTGCAATCAAAACGTTGGCGCTGCAGCCCCAGCATGCACCACTGTCTTTAAAGCCCACTGGGCGAGGCAGGAAGTGGATGCTGCACTGTGCTTCTTGGTCCCTTGAAAGAAGATGCTTGTAACAAGAGAACATATGTGAAATAGATTGGTGCATGAACCACGAATCCAGCTTCGACATCCAGACATCATGAGATCAGTTATGTCAAATACTGATTCAGGGActtttagaaatgaaagaaatctgtACATCCTCTAACCTGAAAACTTGTTAGAGATGCACGTTCTCAGGCCCTGGCCCAGACTTGCAGAATCAGAAACTCTAGGGAGGGAGTCACAAGTCTGTGTCTTCATCAGCCCTCCCCCAATTCTCATGTGCACTTTAGTTTAAGAATCACTCCTCTGAGTACTTTGAAATATGGAATTTGGGTTGTGTAATTTGTTCTCAACCTTTGATGTATATTAGAATAATTTGGAAGGACTTTTGAAGTAATTCCGATGTGGTGGTCTCCTGCCCGGGAACCCTCCTCTAGATGGTCTGAGGTAGAATCCTGGAACACTGgcgtttttttttaaaaagtgggcaaGTTCCTCTTGGCTTGAAAACCAGCGATCTAACTCACTCCCTCATCTCTGGGTGTGGAAATGGACACCTGGACAAGGTGAGTGAGGGGCTCAGGGTCATAAGGTGGGTTAGTGCAGCAAAACTGTGAATAGAACCTTAATCTCCCAGCTTGCATGGCCTTTTGTCTTCACAAATATCTAAATCTTAGTCAGGCTCCTGTCAAGAGAAGACAGCAGATCTTTTGAGTCCTAATGACTTTGTTTCTGGATAGCCTTGCTGTCTTccaacctcattttttttttttttgacaggcagagtggacagtgagagagagagacagagagaaaggtcttcctttttgccgctggttcaccctccaatggccgacgcagccggcgcgctgtggccggcacaccacgctgaaacaatggcaggagccaggtacttctcctggtctcccatggggtgcagggcccaaggatctgggccatcctccactgcactcccgggccacagcagagagctggcctggaagaggggcaaccgggacagaatccggcgccccgaccaggactagaacccggtgtgccggcgccgcaaagcggaggattagcttagtgagccgcagtgctggccccaacctcaTTCTTATGATACTCCTGCTCCTAATGTCTTTCATATGACAAAACTTTAATCTCTTACCCCAGTTTCCACTTGGgtccctctgtctgccttcccaGTCCCAAGTCCTGACTTGGAGCCCTCCACTAGTACCCATTTTTTCTTGAGATTAGGGTCCTGCTTTGGCATCTTACGTGTTGACTGCAAGACTGAAAATGTCCAAGTAGACAACAGTCTCTGTTGAAAACTTAAtgcattttctttgctttgaGAGTGGGACAAGCTGATGGGTGGATTTGAATTATGATCACCAGAGGTGTTATTAGAAAGTgaatttgggctggcgccgtggctcactaggctaatcctgtgcctgtggcgctggcacaccgggttctagtcctggtcggggaaccggattctgtccctgttgctcctcttccagtccagctctctgctgtggcccaggagggcagtggaggatggcccaggtccttgagccctgcacccgcatgggagaccaggaggaaacacctggctcctggctttggatcagcgcagcgtgccagctgcaatgcgccagccgtagcggccacttgggggtgaaccaacggaaaaggaagacctttctgtctctctttcactgtctaactctgcctgtcaaaaaacaaaacaaaaaacaaaacaaaacaaaacaaaaaaaaacaagaaaaaaaagaaagtgaatttgATGGATGGTGAAGAGAATATTGAAaggtttatattatttttatgttcttagaactgtatctaaaaatcacattgtctgttaaaaactaattaaaaattaagaaaaacttgGACTTACTAAGGCTCTTACAGGGAGACACAAACCTATGAGTTCAGTGttcaaaagaacatttttttGTCCTGCCTTgtggagtgtgtatgtgtgtgtgtgtgtgtatgtgtatgtgtgcctgtgtgcacaggTGGAATCACTTAGCAGAAGTCTGCTGAGTTAAGAGAAAGCAGTGATTCTGTAGAAAACAGCCCATCTTGGACATCTGAAGGCACCTCCTGCATGGCATGCACTTGGCCTAGACAGACATATCTTCAAAGGCCTCTGTCTCAATGGTATCCTGTTTTGCTTTTCAGGAGGCAGCACAGGCACTTCTCCAACCACCTCCAGCACTGGGACACCATCCCCTTCGGCTTCTTCTCACCTGTTatctccatcctgttctcctcCAACTTTTCACCTGGCCCCCAACACCTTCAATGTGGGCTGCCGAGAGAGCCAGCTGTGTAATCTAAACCTCTCTGATTACCCACCATGTGCCCGAAGCAACATGGCTGCCTTGCAGAGCTACCCGGGGCTGAGTGACAGTGGCTACAACAGGCTCCAGAGTGGCACCGCTTCAGCCACTCAGCCCTCCGAGACCTTCATGCCTCAGAGGACTCCATCCCTGATCTCAGGAATACCAACTCCTCCCTCGTTGCCTAGCAACACCAAGATGGAAGCTTACAGTGGCCAGCTGGGGTCCTTCCCCACTTCCCAGTTTCAGTATGTCATGCAAGCAGGCAATgctgcctccagctcctcctcaccaCACATGTTTGGGGGCAGCCACATGCAGCAGAGCTCCTACAATGCCTTCTCCCTCCACAACCCTTACAACCTCTATGGATACAACTTTCCCACCTCCCCTAGGCTAGCTGCAAGCCCAGAAAAACTGAGCGCCTCTCAAAGCACTTTACTCTGTTCTTCTCCTTCCAACGGGGCCTTTGGCGAGAGGCAGTACCTGCCCACGGGGATGGAGCACAGCATGCACATGATTAGCCCTTCGCCCAATAATCAGCAGGCAAGCAATGCTTGTGATGGCCGGCAGTACGGGGCGGTCccaggctcctcctcccagaTGTCTGTACACATGGTTTAAAGGCCACGGAGCCCACAGCAGTCAAGACCCCAGAGTCTCCATGGGCAGATCCTCCTATCTGGGAGCCCAACACCTTTGGAAAACAGGAACTTTGTATTTTGTTTGCTGGTTTGTTTTTCTGGAGGAGGAAGACGCATACACAAGAGCAACAAGAGACACTTGTAGGCCACTGAAGGATACTTGCGGTGCATCATCCACAACTCAGTGgtccttctcctgccttcccaaacCTTAGTGTAAAGCATAGTCTATGCCAGAGTGGCCTTTGAAGTGACTGAATCATCATTTTATAATAATGTTAAGGGAGATGCTAGCGTGTAGCAGCCATgaaaagttacacacacagacctacctatacatgcacacacgtgtattCGTACATAAACTTGTGCAAACACAAACATACATGTACCCCGACTCTGAACTGGGTGAACTCTGTGCAGGGAGGCCCAGAATGGGTGCTTTCACCAAGAATTTGTTGATGTACAACACTAGATGGACTGGGCCGGCCGTTGCTGCCAGCCTTTCTCCCCTGCAGCTTGCCGTGCTTCTGGAATGAACCATGTATCCTGGAATCCTTACCCGTTGATGAAGGTGGGACGACATCAGTTACAACTGGACTTGGCTTCCTGACAAAGATCGCTCTTAATCTCTGGCTGTCTGCACTCCCTGTGCCAGCATTGACGTTCCCAGTGGTGCCTGTGAAAGAGGGAGTCAGGGCAGCTGAgcaggacagaaagaaagagaaagaatagagGGCAGGACTGAGTTGGTGAGCAGGACTGGGAAAGTGTGAGCAATGGTGGGAGTTTTGATTCACCAAGGAaatgtggttttggtttgttctCCCACCTGCAGGTTATAGGAAGAATCTTGGCATTACTGAAGAGTGAACCTCCCAGGGACACTGTATGGTCAGGGCACTGCGGGCAGGGACTGGAGCAAGTAGTGCTACCTGATCCCACATGACAGATGTGACCCAGAAGGGAGGCGCACCACGTGGGGAGTGCTGATTCCACAGCATGCAgcctggcaggggaaggggacTAGGAGTGTGAAGAAGGAAGAGTTTTACCATCCCCTCAGATGACACCGAGAGCAGTGGCAGTGGTGGCCTGGTCTCCGCATGCCAGATCCAGATGCCCGCCCTGGACCTCCTGCCTGCTAGCCCCTGTGGCGGGAGAAATCCTATCTTGGTCCAGGGAATCGCAGATGGATCTTCTCCACTCTTCCACCTGCCCTTAGATCTCCATTTTTATCAAATAGTTCTTTGCATTTTGaagtttgggtttttttcttttatttttcgtTTTCCCTTCAAATCCTTTAATGATAAGCAAACAAGTGAAGCTTGGTGCAAGCTACAATTTTTAAATGGTGTGGAAATGCAAATAATACCAAGTAAAATAATACAGATATTATTGAGATTTGTGGTTTTGAAGTGTTGTAGATAAATGTATTTATGTGCCTAGTGGGGAATCcaatattatgaatattaaaaaGGGGGCAATAAAAGGGTATGTAAAATATGTATGAAGAAAAGGTGTATAAAAATTTGCCCTTATGCACGGAACTCTGTTTCTAAGTGCCAAGCACAGAAAGCCGCTAAATAAAACCTTTGCAATTGTGTCCTGTGTGTTTGTTCCTACAGAAGAATCACATAACAGCTTTATGCATTTGCATTTTGTGTTACAATGAGCATAGCACTTGCAGATGTACTATTCTGTACGAGTCTTATCAGAtcacatgaaataaatattaccaACCTCATTTTACCATTAGGAACTGAGCCGGAGGGATCAGGTGAATTAACTAGGATGATACCACTCATTGTAGAGGGAGTGAAGACTTGAAACCtagtcctttctgtctctcaggaGATGTTTGCATTCACATTAGTGGCAGAAACCTGTACAAGACTAACAGGAATCCTCATTTGGTTGATATTTACCAGTGAATGCACGGTGTGTTTCATGCGATTGTCTCAGGTAACCCTTCCCCCACTCCTTGTGAGCTAGGTGTCATTTAATCACTATTTCATAGATCTGTAAACAAGGTTAAAGGGTTAAATACTTGACCAAAGGCTCTCGGGTGGTGAGTAACAGGGCTGACTGGCTGATCTTAGGGCTGTGTAATCAGCTCAGTGTTGTTGTGCTGGTTCTAGCAGCACTATGTGGCACTTTGACGATGACATAGCTAAGGGGTTGAGCCAAGGGTGCCTCTGAGGCTGGATTTTACTCAGTATGTTTAATCATAAATTTGTACTCTCCTCCTCGAATGAATCATCACAATGTGGGaggaatgttttttttaaagatttatttatttgaaaggcagagttacagagagggagggagggagggagagagagagagagagtgagagaaagagaaagagagagaggtcttccattcattggttcacgctctggatgaccgcaatggctagagcagggc contains:
- the TBX15 gene encoding T-box transcription factor TBX15 isoform X2, which translates into the protein MSSMEEIQVELQCADLWKRFHDIGTEMIITKAGRRMFPAMRVKITGLDPHQQYYIAMDIVPVDNKRYRYVYHSSKWMVAGNADSPVPPRVYIHPDSLASGDTWMRQVVSFDKLKLTNNELDDQGHIILHSMHKYQPRVHVIRKDFSSDLSPTKPVPVGDGVKTFNFPETVFTTVTAYQNQQITRLKIDRNPFAKGFRDSGRNRTGLEAIMETYAFWRPPVRTLTFEDFTTMQKQQGGSTGTSPTTSSTGTPSPSASSHLLSPSCSPPTFHLAPNTFNVGCRESQLCNLNLSDYPPCARSNMAALQSYPGLSDSGYNRLQSGTASATQPSETFMPQRTPSLISGIPTPPSLPSNTKMEAYSGQLGSFPTSQFQYVMQAGNAASSSSSPHMFGGSHMQQSSYNAFSLHNPYNLYGYNFPTSPRLAASPEKLSASQSTLLCSSPSNGAFGERQYLPTGMEHSMHMISPSPNNQQASNACDGRQYGAVPGSSSQMSVHMV